From the Ruania alkalisoli genome, one window contains:
- a CDS encoding protein TPRXL: MSVPSLRDELGVRPDPEFEMNLPAGWSRQEPDEETQARMLAAVKRRLMESHRPDLFAQMKTALDQAFEDMRKNGVFAFFSATDPGPDTLFVPSSLNASILRAEPERSLDDVARTLFSSHGATPLFGDKRTLRAEKEKNTRMGTDTVINHSVVYLTPIPGSKRRRALQLVAGFARKPEMAPDDPWVDSMRLLFDSCVSSLRWRPPTQ, translated from the coding sequence ATGAGCGTGCCGAGTCTGCGCGACGAGCTCGGGGTCCGTCCCGATCCCGAGTTCGAGATGAACCTTCCTGCAGGCTGGAGCCGGCAGGAGCCGGACGAGGAAACGCAAGCGCGGATGCTTGCCGCGGTCAAGCGCCGTCTGATGGAAAGTCACCGGCCAGACCTGTTCGCCCAGATGAAGACCGCGCTCGACCAGGCGTTCGAGGACATGCGAAAGAACGGCGTCTTCGCCTTCTTCTCTGCCACTGACCCCGGGCCTGACACCCTGTTCGTCCCTTCATCATTGAACGCCTCGATCCTGCGAGCCGAGCCGGAGCGATCTCTCGACGACGTGGCTCGCACCTTGTTCAGCAGCCACGGGGCGACGCCGCTGTTCGGTGACAAGCGGACTCTGCGGGCGGAGAAGGAGAAGAACACCCGGATGGGGACCGACACCGTCATCAATCACTCCGTGGTGTACCTGACACCGATCCCGGGATCGAAGCGTCGTCGGGCCCTCCAACTCGTGGCAGGATTCGCACGCAAGCCCGAGATGGCGCCGGACGATCCGTGGGTCGATTCGATGCGGCTCCTGTTCGACTCCTGCGTCTCGTCACTGCGTTGGCGGCCACCAACGCAGTGA
- a CDS encoding TetR family transcriptional regulator: MEEQVETEPRDRAATTRARILQAALDVFAEEGFDAGLRAIAARAGVTAGLITHYFGSKTQLRIECDDFIIERVVQGLPDLFDIGKMDVQFTTDAGAVMRSMRYSMRGLSEGGPLADRILAVTIEHVLQTITAGVEKGLVEPSEDEAERARVVVRYSVGAAMLDFALDPPKSPDEVRDGLAHYWRNVVRPMIRVTGGRHFVSSPNHGGLLGRSAFEAPRAQHGNQPELA, from the coding sequence GTGGAAGAACAAGTTGAGACGGAGCCTCGGGACCGGGCAGCGACGACCCGTGCCCGCATCCTCCAAGCGGCGCTCGACGTCTTTGCCGAGGAAGGTTTCGATGCGGGTCTGCGCGCCATCGCCGCCCGCGCCGGCGTGACGGCCGGACTCATCACGCATTACTTCGGGTCCAAGACGCAGTTACGCATCGAGTGTGACGACTTCATCATCGAGCGTGTGGTCCAGGGACTCCCGGACCTGTTCGACATCGGCAAGATGGACGTGCAGTTCACCACCGATGCCGGTGCCGTGATGCGGAGCATGCGGTACAGCATGCGCGGATTGTCTGAGGGAGGCCCGCTCGCGGACCGGATCCTGGCGGTGACGATCGAGCACGTCTTGCAGACGATCACGGCAGGAGTGGAGAAGGGGCTCGTCGAACCCAGTGAAGACGAAGCCGAGCGTGCGCGCGTGGTGGTGCGCTACAGCGTCGGCGCAGCGATGCTGGACTTCGCACTGGACCCTCCTAAGAGCCCCGACGAGGTCCGGGATGGACTGGCACACTACTGGCGCAACGTCGTCCGGCCGATGATCCGGGTGACCGGCGGCCGTCACTTCGTCAGCTCCCCCAATCATGGGGGGTTGCTCGGCCGCTCAGCTTTCGAGGCCCCGAGGGCTCAGCACGGAAACCAGCCTGAGCTGGCGTGA
- a CDS encoding DUF4190 domain-containing protein codes for MATGREQSPFVNSYTLPMPDPARTFAGPGYSASPPGTSGLAIAALLLGCLGVLFYAPAVAGIICGMLALRSIRRTNVGGIGVATAGLVISSVATAGWSLILAAIWLTGA; via the coding sequence ATGGCGACCGGTCGCGAGCAGTCGCCGTTCGTGAACTCCTACACGCTGCCGATGCCGGATCCAGCGCGCACGTTCGCCGGCCCCGGCTACTCGGCCTCACCGCCCGGGACGTCCGGTCTGGCAATCGCGGCGCTGCTGCTGGGTTGCCTCGGCGTACTCTTCTACGCGCCGGCCGTGGCAGGGATCATCTGCGGCATGCTCGCGCTGCGGAGCATCCGCCGCACGAACGTCGGGGGCATCGGCGTGGCGACCGCCGGGCTGGTGATCAGCAGCGTCGCCACGGCCGGATGGTCCCTGATCTTGGCAGCGATCTGGCTGACCGGGGCCTAA
- a CDS encoding LytR C-terminal domain-containing protein produces MTTPAKARAARRRHLQQRQTVIFGTLILAMLLIGLGAGAVWVGVLPSPFNVAISSPEPTETADAGPCPPADATYVPLGEISANVLNGTSESGLAARTSGELGERGIAVSRTANASSPFAGTARIISGQDGLAAAFTTAVLFPGAVIDVDDRSDQTVDIVLGATFETLRSADEIDIDPELEIPAPQGCTPLSTAEPTDESASAED; encoded by the coding sequence GTGACCACCCCAGCCAAGGCTCGAGCTGCCAGACGGCGCCACCTGCAGCAGCGCCAGACGGTCATCTTCGGCACGCTCATCCTCGCGATGCTTCTGATCGGCCTGGGTGCAGGTGCCGTATGGGTGGGTGTACTTCCGTCACCGTTCAACGTGGCGATCAGCTCCCCGGAACCGACGGAGACCGCTGACGCCGGTCCGTGCCCGCCCGCCGACGCCACCTACGTCCCGCTGGGCGAGATCTCGGCCAACGTGCTCAACGGCACCAGCGAGTCAGGGCTTGCAGCGCGGACCTCGGGGGAGCTCGGCGAGCGTGGCATCGCCGTCAGCAGGACGGCGAACGCGTCCTCGCCGTTCGCGGGCACAGCCCGCATCATCAGCGGCCAGGATGGTCTGGCGGCGGCCTTCACCACGGCCGTACTCTTCCCGGGCGCCGTGATCGACGTCGACGACCGCTCCGACCAGACGGTCGACATCGTGCTCGGCGCAACATTCGAGACGCTGCGCTCGGCGGACGAGATCGACATCGATCCCGAACTCGAGATCCCTGCACCCCAAGGGTGCACGCCCCTATCGACGGCGGAGCCTACCGACGAGTCCGCCTCAGCTGAGGATTGA
- a CDS encoding type II toxin-antitoxin system VapB family antitoxin, translating into MIFKSVGDDRPYPDHGHHSPKDWATIPPRQVHLDELVTTKATLDLHSLLAEDSTFYGDLFAHVVQWRGVLYLEDGLHRALRTALQQRNVLHARVLEL; encoded by the coding sequence GTGATCTTCAAGTCCGTCGGCGACGACCGTCCCTACCCGGACCATGGCCATCATTCACCCAAGGATTGGGCCACGATCCCGCCACGGCAGGTCCACCTGGACGAACTGGTCACCACCAAGGCGACCCTCGATCTCCACAGCCTGCTGGCCGAGGACTCCACCTTCTACGGCGATCTCTTCGCCCACGTCGTGCAATGGCGCGGTGTCCTCTACCTCGAAGACGGGCTCCACCGTGCCCTCCGGACGGCGTTGCAGCAGCGCAATGTGCTCCACGCACGAGTCCTCGAGCTGTGA
- a CDS encoding DNA polymerase III subunit gamma and tau, which produces MSTALYRRYRPETFADVIGQEHVTEPLMAALGSGRINHAYLFSGPRGCGKTTSARILARCLNCAEGPTATPCGRCDSCLELARGGSGSLDVVEMDAASHGGVDDARELRERAAFAPARDRFKVFIIDEAHMVTPQGFNALLKLVEEPPPHVKFVFATTEPEKVIGTIRSRTHHYPFRLVPPDRLTDYLQSLATAEHVQIDSGVLPLVVRAGGGSVRDSLSVLDQLIAGASEGVVGYERAVALLGFTHGTLLDDTIDALAARDGGSLFRVVDRVIGSGHAPRRFVEDLLERLRDLIVVRAAGEHAGSVLRAVPQDQLNRMEAQAGHFGAHALSRSADLVNEALTEMTGATSPQLQLELLCARLLLPAADDGVEGFGARLDRVEGALAAGTPVPAAVRMAPVQQAPRAEPASEPAVRQPVDEPAPAPRQPSPEQTQVPEPTQRQEQDFAPAPSEGTAPPVPQPVEEPAPPAARDERPTGIAESTPDLARPAPEVPAPEAAPSVPSAAPTVPTASTPVEASAPTSAAETTGMTADQVRRRWPEVLETLARLKRITWALISQDAQVVDLTATTLTLGFSTPGLASTFRNGPHADFVARSLQETLGLGVRIDSVVADGSAPPARGSAPAASASAAPPVSSDWGSPAPSPGGNPPAQPTTGPSSSQQAAQNPPSPAAPPWDVPEQRDRESHSGPRSSSEDGDTSDAEADPAAPSVTAREVPGQDAALSTAPAPAPAPAPAPADDWPDLPPAPADWDQEPPPDGDPPAPDPGPSLDGERSTGTPEGMTSARDQAFAAARQARTAPAPGVTQSGEAAPRTQAPSSAFEDDSPSPDDPDIESTGLIGAPLVARLLGGTVIDEIVDHPDGSDQ; this is translated from the coding sequence GTGAGCACTGCGTTGTACCGCCGATACCGGCCCGAGACGTTCGCTGACGTGATCGGTCAAGAACACGTCACCGAACCGCTGATGGCTGCGCTGGGCTCGGGCCGGATCAACCACGCCTACCTGTTCTCCGGTCCCCGCGGCTGCGGGAAGACCACGTCGGCGCGGATCCTGGCGCGATGCCTGAACTGCGCCGAGGGCCCGACGGCGACGCCGTGCGGTCGCTGTGACAGCTGCCTGGAACTCGCCCGTGGCGGATCGGGGTCGCTGGACGTGGTGGAGATGGACGCCGCCTCCCACGGTGGTGTCGACGACGCCCGCGAACTGCGGGAACGGGCGGCGTTCGCGCCCGCCCGGGACCGGTTCAAGGTGTTCATCATCGACGAGGCGCACATGGTGACCCCGCAGGGGTTCAACGCGCTGCTGAAGCTGGTGGAGGAACCGCCACCACACGTGAAGTTCGTCTTCGCCACCACCGAGCCCGAGAAGGTCATTGGGACCATCCGCTCGCGCACTCACCACTACCCCTTCCGGCTGGTTCCCCCGGACCGGCTCACTGACTACCTGCAGAGCCTGGCCACAGCCGAGCACGTACAGATCGACTCCGGCGTGCTCCCGCTGGTGGTGCGCGCCGGTGGTGGATCGGTACGCGACTCCCTCTCGGTGCTCGATCAGCTGATCGCCGGCGCGTCCGAGGGAGTGGTCGGGTACGAACGAGCCGTCGCGCTGCTGGGCTTCACACACGGCACCCTTCTCGACGACACGATCGACGCCCTGGCCGCGCGCGACGGCGGGAGTCTGTTCCGCGTGGTCGACCGTGTCATCGGATCCGGGCACGCGCCACGCCGCTTCGTGGAAGACCTGCTCGAGCGGCTCCGTGACCTCATCGTGGTCCGCGCCGCAGGCGAGCACGCCGGCTCAGTGCTGCGGGCGGTGCCCCAGGACCAGCTCAACCGGATGGAGGCTCAGGCCGGCCACTTCGGTGCGCACGCGCTCTCCCGTAGCGCGGACCTGGTCAACGAGGCGCTCACGGAGATGACGGGCGCCACCTCTCCACAACTGCAGTTGGAGCTGCTCTGCGCACGGTTGCTGCTCCCGGCCGCCGACGACGGAGTCGAGGGTTTCGGGGCCAGGCTCGACCGGGTGGAGGGTGCCCTCGCCGCAGGAACGCCTGTGCCCGCTGCCGTCCGTATGGCACCTGTCCAGCAAGCACCCCGGGCCGAGCCTGCGTCCGAACCCGCTGTGCGCCAGCCCGTGGACGAGCCTGCGCCTGCACCCCGGCAACCCTCACCTGAGCAGACCCAGGTGCCGGAACCCACCCAGAGGCAGGAGCAGGACTTCGCGCCCGCGCCGAGCGAGGGAACAGCGCCGCCGGTACCCCAGCCGGTTGAGGAACCCGCGCCGCCGGCGGCCCGCGACGAACGGCCCACTGGGATCGCCGAGTCGACTCCCGATCTCGCTCGTCCGGCCCCCGAGGTACCTGCTCCGGAGGCTGCACCATCGGTGCCCTCGGCGGCGCCGACGGTCCCGACGGCGAGTACGCCGGTCGAGGCCAGCGCACCCACCTCCGCAGCCGAGACGACGGGGATGACGGCCGACCAGGTCCGGCGCCGATGGCCCGAGGTCCTCGAGACGCTCGCCCGCCTCAAGCGCATCACGTGGGCGCTGATCTCCCAGGACGCACAGGTCGTCGACCTGACTGCGACCACATTGACGCTCGGCTTCTCCACTCCTGGACTCGCCTCCACCTTCCGCAATGGACCGCACGCCGACTTCGTCGCGCGGTCCTTGCAGGAGACGCTCGGTCTCGGGGTGCGAATCGACTCGGTGGTGGCCGACGGGTCGGCCCCTCCTGCTCGCGGCTCTGCCCCTGCGGCGTCCGCATCGGCTGCCCCACCTGTCTCGAGCGACTGGGGTTCACCCGCACCCTCGCCCGGGGGGAATCCGCCAGCGCAGCCGACGACCGGCCCATCCTCCAGCCAGCAGGCAGCCCAGAATCCGCCTTCGCCCGCAGCGCCCCCGTGGGACGTCCCGGAACAACGGGACCGCGAATCCCACTCCGGCCCGCGCTCGTCCTCCGAGGACGGCGACACCTCCGATGCGGAGGCTGACCCAGCCGCCCCCAGCGTCACGGCTCGAGAGGTGCCCGGCCAGGATGCTGCGCTATCGACGGCCCCGGCCCCGGCCCCGGCCCCGGCCCCGGCGCCCGCCGACGACTGGCCCGATCTGCCGCCGGCACCCGCAGACTGGGATCAGGAACCCCCGCCAGACGGAGATCCGCCGGCGCCCGATCCCGGTCCATCGCTGGACGGGGAACGTTCCACCGGCACGCCGGAGGGGATGACCTCGGCCCGCGATCAGGCGTTCGCCGCAGCGCGGCAGGCGAGGACCGCACCCGCGCCAGGAGTGACGCAGTCGGGTGAGGCAGCTCCCCGAACGCAAGCTCCGTCGTCGGCGTTCGAAGACGACTCCCCGAGCCCCGACGATCCGGATATTGAATCCACCGGACTGATCGGTGCGCCGCTCGTCGCACGCCTGCTCGGCGGTACTGTCATCGACGAGATCGTCGACCACCCGGACGGGAGTGACCAGTGA
- the recR gene encoding recombination mediator RecR: MSAYDGVVQELIDELGQLPGVGPKSAQRIAFHILSADTERVHRLATALTEVKARVRFCEICGNVSEEDQCRICRDPRRDSALLCVVEEAKDVVAIERTREFRGRYHVLGGAINPIDGVGPDDLRIRELMTRLADGEVTEVIIATDPNVEGEATATYLTRMLRPMGIVVSRLASGLPVGGDLEYADEITLGRAFEGRRSIDV, from the coding sequence GTGAGCGCATACGACGGCGTGGTCCAGGAGCTGATCGACGAGCTCGGCCAGCTCCCCGGCGTCGGCCCCAAGAGTGCTCAACGCATCGCCTTCCACATCCTGTCTGCCGATACCGAACGCGTGCATCGGCTCGCCACCGCACTGACCGAGGTGAAGGCCCGGGTACGGTTCTGCGAGATCTGCGGCAACGTCTCCGAAGAGGACCAATGTCGCATCTGCCGCGACCCGCGCCGCGACAGCGCCCTGCTCTGTGTGGTGGAGGAAGCCAAGGACGTCGTCGCGATCGAACGCACCCGCGAGTTCCGCGGCCGTTATCACGTGCTCGGAGGTGCCATCAACCCCATCGACGGCGTCGGACCGGATGACCTGCGCATTCGTGAACTGATGACCCGCCTCGCCGACGGGGAGGTCACCGAGGTCATCATCGCCACGGACCCCAATGTCGAGGGTGAGGCCACGGCCACCTACCTGACCCGCATGTTGCGCCCGATGGGAATCGTCGTGTCCAGGCTCGCCTCTGGGTTGCCTGTGGGTGGAGACTTGGAATACGCCGACGAGATCACCCTCGGGCGGGCGTTCGAAGGGCGAAGGAGCATCGATGTCTGA
- a CDS encoding DUF5063 domain-containing protein has product MSESLELDSDLQALGGATAAVAERYVETIRQVASGASPEAAIPLLLLAVSDLTAAGARLGAIVDVVPAARFEPDDGPDPDVEPLRHSLVNLLDGVDEYHEVSDPLVSRDVTDGSLSNDLTDIAQALLVGLNHQRAGNLSEALWWWQFSYLSDWGERAASAGRVLLGLIAHLRLDVDPDVAGEAEFEALHADD; this is encoded by the coding sequence ATGTCTGAATCGCTGGAGCTGGACTCCGACCTGCAGGCACTCGGCGGCGCCACCGCAGCGGTCGCCGAACGCTACGTGGAGACCATTCGCCAGGTCGCTTCCGGAGCGAGTCCGGAAGCAGCGATCCCGCTGCTGCTGCTAGCTGTCTCCGACCTCACCGCCGCCGGTGCCCGCCTCGGCGCAATCGTCGACGTGGTCCCTGCGGCCCGGTTCGAACCCGACGACGGCCCCGACCCGGACGTCGAGCCGCTGAGGCACTCCCTGGTGAACTTGCTCGACGGCGTCGATGAGTACCACGAGGTATCGGACCCGCTGGTCAGCCGCGATGTCACCGACGGCAGTCTCAGCAACGACCTCACCGACATTGCCCAGGCGCTGCTCGTCGGTCTCAACCACCAGCGCGCAGGGAACCTCTCCGAGGCGCTGTGGTGGTGGCAGTTCTCCTACCTCTCCGACTGGGGTGAGCGTGCCGCCAGCGCCGGCCGGGTACTCCTCGGGCTCATCGCCCACCTCCGACTCGATGTCGACCCCGACGTCGCCGGCGAGGCGGAGTTCGAGGCGTTGCACGCCGACGACTGA
- a CDS encoding TSUP family transporter, whose amino-acid sequence MLADATLTLPGSAGLEITVWVLTLLVFAGLAAGFVDAVVGGGGLIQLPALLLVPGISPVQALATNKVGSIMGTSTSSITYYRRVHPDMRTAAPMAIAALLAAVGGAALAANIPAEAFKPIIIVVLIAVAVYTVARPQVGVSTELRWTGNHHYGMAMLVGAAIGAYDGLLGPGTGSFLVISLVSVLGYAFLPATALAKIVNFATNLGALAFFVPHGAVLWGIGLAIGSANMLGAYIGARTAVARGSRFIRIAFVVVVAVLIVKLGWDVAHGR is encoded by the coding sequence ATGCTGGCTGATGCGACTCTCACCCTCCCCGGATCGGCCGGCCTGGAGATCACCGTCTGGGTGCTGACGCTGCTCGTGTTTGCCGGGCTCGCGGCCGGTTTCGTCGACGCTGTCGTCGGCGGCGGTGGGCTGATCCAACTCCCCGCGCTGCTGCTGGTGCCGGGTATCAGCCCGGTGCAGGCGCTCGCGACCAACAAGGTCGGCTCGATCATGGGAACCTCGACGAGCTCGATCACCTACTACCGGCGTGTCCACCCGGATATGCGTACCGCTGCGCCGATGGCGATCGCGGCGCTGCTCGCGGCCGTCGGCGGAGCGGCACTGGCCGCCAACATCCCAGCTGAGGCGTTCAAGCCCATCATCATCGTGGTGCTGATCGCCGTCGCCGTGTACACGGTGGCCAGACCCCAGGTCGGGGTCTCCACGGAACTGAGGTGGACCGGCAACCACCATTACGGCATGGCGATGCTCGTCGGAGCTGCCATCGGCGCCTACGACGGGCTGCTCGGTCCCGGGACCGGCAGCTTCCTGGTGATCAGCCTGGTCAGTGTGCTCGGCTACGCCTTCCTACCGGCGACGGCGCTTGCGAAGATCGTGAACTTCGCCACGAATCTCGGGGCGCTCGCTTTCTTCGTCCCGCACGGTGCGGTGCTGTGGGGGATCGGCCTCGCCATCGGCTCGGCGAACATGCTGGGTGCGTACATCGGCGCCCGCACCGCAGTGGCACGAGGAAGCCGATTTATCCGGATCGCGTTCGTGGTCGTGGTGGCCGTGCTGATCGTCAAACTCGGGTGGGATGTCGCGCACGGGCGATGA
- a CDS encoding aspartate kinase — translation MALIVQKFGGSSVADAESIKRVARRIVETKQAGNDVAVVVSAMGDTTDELLDLASQITSTPPSREMDILLTAGERISMALLAMAIHELGVDAQAFTGQQAGMITDTAYGNARIVDVSPNRIQETLTAGGVAIVAGFQGVTEHTNDVTTLGRGGSDTTAVALAAALNAAVCEIFTDVDGLFTADPRIVPTARRIDRISMEETLEMAAHGAKILHLRAVEYARRYGVPIHVRSSFSQHNGTLVTDQEEEGSMEQPLISGVAHDRSQAKITVLGVPDVLGSAAQLFEAVAAAGVNIDMIVQNVSAHHSGVTDISFTLPHEQGEAARAALQALAAEYGYQEVQYDEGVGKLSLVGAGMRSHPGVSAQLFGALRDAGINIEMISTSEIRISVVTRSEDLDEAVRAVHSAFGLDADKVEAVVYGGTGR, via the coding sequence GTGGCACTCATCGTCCAGAAGTTCGGTGGTTCATCCGTCGCGGATGCCGAGAGCATCAAGCGCGTCGCGAGACGGATCGTCGAGACGAAGCAGGCAGGGAACGACGTGGCCGTCGTCGTCTCCGCCATGGGAGACACGACCGACGAGCTGCTCGACCTGGCTTCACAGATCACGTCCACTCCGCCGTCGCGCGAGATGGACATCCTGCTCACCGCCGGTGAGCGGATCTCGATGGCACTCCTCGCGATGGCGATCCACGAGCTGGGCGTCGACGCGCAGGCTTTCACCGGTCAGCAGGCCGGGATGATCACCGACACCGCCTACGGCAACGCCCGCATCGTCGATGTCAGCCCCAACCGCATCCAGGAGACGCTCACCGCCGGAGGTGTGGCCATCGTGGCCGGCTTCCAGGGCGTCACCGAACACACCAACGACGTCACGACGCTCGGCCGCGGCGGGTCGGACACGACTGCCGTGGCGCTCGCCGCCGCTCTGAACGCCGCCGTCTGCGAGATCTTCACCGACGTGGACGGCCTGTTCACCGCCGACCCGCGCATCGTTCCCACGGCGCGCCGGATCGACCGGATCAGCATGGAGGAGACGCTCGAGATGGCCGCGCACGGTGCGAAGATCCTGCACCTGCGCGCGGTGGAGTACGCCCGCCGCTACGGTGTGCCGATCCACGTCCGCTCCTCGTTCTCCCAGCACAACGGGACGCTCGTCACCGACCAGGAAGAAGAAGGATCCATGGAACAACCGCTCATCTCCGGCGTCGCGCACGATCGCTCGCAGGCGAAGATCACGGTGCTCGGGGTGCCTGATGTTCTCGGGAGCGCCGCCCAGTTGTTCGAGGCTGTCGCCGCTGCCGGCGTGAACATCGACATGATCGTCCAGAACGTCTCCGCTCACCACTCCGGCGTCACGGACATCTCCTTCACGCTCCCGCACGAGCAGGGTGAGGCGGCGCGCGCCGCGTTGCAGGCCCTGGCTGCCGAGTACGGCTACCAGGAGGTCCAGTACGACGAGGGCGTGGGCAAGCTCTCTCTGGTCGGCGCCGGGATGCGCTCGCACCCGGGTGTCTCCGCCCAGCTCTTCGGTGCGCTGCGTGACGCCGGGATCAACATCGAGATGATCTCCACCTCGGAGATCCGCATCTCGGTGGTGACCCGCAGCGAGGACCTGGACGAGGCCGTGCGTGCCGTGCACAGCGCGTTCGGACTGGATGCCGACAAGGTCGAAGCCGTGGTCTACGGCGGGACGGGGCGCTGA
- a CDS encoding aspartate-semialdehyde dehydrogenase, with amino-acid sequence MGVNVAVVGATGQVGAVMRRLLDERDFPLDSLRFFASARSAGTTLEWRGRQIEVEDTATADLSGIDIALFSAGGSTSKAQAPRFAEAGAVVVDNSSAWRMDPDVPLVVSEVNPEAIDQARKGIIANPNCTTMAAMPALKVLHEAAGLQRLIVSTYQAVSGSGLAGVDELDSQVRGTVDQHIAGLTHDGSAVKFPDPVKYIAPIAYNVVALAGSLVDDGSGETDEDQKLRNESRKILGLPELLVSGTCVRVPVFTGHSLSVNAEFERPLSPQQAEKLLAEAPGVRLADVPTPLLAAGQDPTFVGRLRQDPGVPDGRGLALFIAGDNLRKGAALNAIQVAELVAAKQTASA; translated from the coding sequence ATGGGTGTGAACGTTGCCGTCGTCGGCGCCACCGGGCAGGTCGGAGCGGTCATGCGCCGCCTGCTCGACGAACGCGACTTCCCGCTCGACTCGCTCCGGTTCTTCGCCTCCGCCCGCTCGGCAGGTACCACTCTGGAGTGGCGCGGTCGGCAGATCGAGGTCGAGGACACCGCCACCGCTGACCTGAGTGGGATCGACATCGCCCTGTTCTCGGCGGGCGGGTCCACCTCCAAGGCGCAGGCTCCGCGCTTCGCCGAGGCGGGCGCCGTCGTCGTGGACAACTCCTCCGCATGGCGGATGGATCCGGACGTGCCGCTGGTGGTCTCGGAGGTGAACCCGGAGGCGATCGACCAGGCGCGCAAGGGCATCATCGCCAACCCGAACTGCACCACCATGGCCGCCATGCCGGCCCTGAAGGTGCTGCACGAGGCGGCCGGGCTGCAGCGGTTGATCGTCTCCACCTATCAGGCGGTCTCCGGCAGCGGCCTCGCCGGGGTGGACGAGCTCGACAGTCAGGTGCGCGGGACCGTGGACCAGCACATCGCCGGGCTCACCCATGACGGCTCCGCCGTGAAGTTTCCCGACCCGGTCAAGTACATCGCCCCGATCGCCTACAACGTGGTCGCCCTCGCCGGCAGCCTCGTCGACGACGGGTCGGGCGAGACCGACGAGGATCAGAAGCTGCGCAACGAGTCCCGCAAGATCCTCGGCCTGCCCGAGCTGCTGGTCTCCGGCACCTGCGTGCGGGTGCCGGTGTTCACCGGTCACTCCCTCTCGGTCAATGCCGAGTTCGAGCGTCCGCTGAGCCCCCAGCAGGCCGAGAAGCTGCTCGCCGAGGCGCCCGGTGTGCGCCTGGCGGACGTCCCGACGCCGTTGCTCGCTGCGGGTCAGGACCCCACCTTCGTCGGTCGTCTCCGGCAGGACCCGGGGGTTCCGGACGGGCGCGGACTGGCGCTGTTCATCGCGGGGGACAACCTGCGCAAGGGTGCAGCGTTGAACGCCATCCAGGTGGCCGAGCTGGTGGCTGCCAAGCAGACCGCTTCCGCCTGA